In Elaeis guineensis isolate ETL-2024a chromosome 1, EG11, whole genome shotgun sequence, a genomic segment contains:
- the LOC105036098 gene encoding LOW QUALITY PROTEIN: phosphoribosylamine--glycine ligase (The sequence of the model RefSeq protein was modified relative to this genomic sequence to represent the inferred CDS: inserted 1 base in 1 codon; deleted 1 base in 1 codon), translating to MASVACTIAKSLNFLESRGTKTFCNNHLSGSFNSRVTFAGYRKWNNLSTFYIKGSLSSSRINAIPRASSDETMKQPGFSDMRKGDANISGLIAEERLVVLVIGGGGREHALCYALQRSPSCDAVFCAPGNAGISNSGNATCISDLNILDSKAAIAFCRSRGVGLVVVGPEAPLVSGLVNDLVEAGIPTFGPSSEAAALEGSKDFMKKLCDKYGIPTAKYQTFTNPSDAKKYIKEQGAPIVVKADGLAAGKGVIVAMTLEEAYDAIDLMLVNGAFGSAGSRVIIEEFLEGEEASFFALVDGETAMPLESAQDHKRVGDGDTGPNTGGMGAYSPAPILTRELESVVMETIISPTVKGMAEEGRKFVGVLYAGLMIEKKTGMPKLIEYNVRFGDPECQVLMLRLESDLAQVLLAACRGELGXVSLNWSPGSAMVVVMASRGYPGSYEKGTVIRNLEEAETVAPMVKIFHAGTALDSNGNFIASGGRVLGVTAKGKDLEEARERAYKAAEVIDWPEGFFRQDIGRRALRHRHLATNR from the exons ATGGCTTCTGTTGCTTGTACCATTGCAAAGTCCCTTAACTTTCTGGAAAGCCGAGGAACCAAAACATTTTGCAACAATCATCTCAGTGGGAGCTTCAATAGTCGTGTTACTTTTGCTGGGTATAGGAAATGGAACAATCTTTCAACTTTTTATATTAAGGGATCTCTTTCGTCCTCGCGCATAAACGCCATTCCAAGAGCAAGTTCAGATGAAACTATGAAGCAACCTGGCTTCTCTGACATGCGCAAAGGTGATGCAAATATTTCTG GTCTTATTGCAGAAGAGAGGTTAGTGGTGTTGGTCATTGGTGGTGGAGGAAGGGAACACGCACTTTGCTATGCCTTGCAGCGATCTCCATCTTGTGATGCAGTTTTTTGTGCACCTGGTAATGCAGGGATTTCTAATTCTGGCAATGCGACTTGCATATCAGACTTAAACATATTGGATAGCAAAGCTGCAATCGCCTTTTGCCGCAGTAGGGGAGTTGGGCTAGTT GTGGTGGGTCCAGAAGCTCCATTGGTTTCTGGCCTTGTAAATGACCTTGTTGAAGCTGGCATCCCAACATTTGGCCCTTCATCGGAGGCTGCAGCATTGGAGGGGTCAAAGGACTTTATGAAGAAGTTGTGTGATAAATATGGAATCCCCACTGCAAAG TATCAAACTTTTACAAACCCATCCGACGCAAAGAAATACATTAAGGAGCAAGGAGCACCCATTGTTGTCAAGGCTGATGGGTTGGCTGCTGGGAAAGGAGTTATTGTTGCCATGACTCTAGAAGAGGCATATGATGCTATAGACTTAATGCTGGTAAATGGTGCTTTTGGGTCTGCTGGTTCCCGAGTCAttattgaagaatttcttgagggAGAAGAAGCTTCATTCTTTGCTTTGGTAGATGGTGAGACCGCCATGCCTCTTGAGTCTGCGCAAGACCATAAAAGAGTTGGTGATGGTGATACTGGTCCAAATACTGGTGGAATGGGGGCATATTCCCCTGCTCCGATATTAACTAGAGAGCTAGAGTCTGTGGTTATGGAAACAATAATTTCCCCCACAGTGAAGGGAATGGCTGAAGAAGGTCGCAAATTTGTTGGGGTCTTATATGCTGGGCTTATGATTGAGAAAAAAACTGGGATGCCTAAGCTTATTGAGTACAATGTGCGTTTTGGAGATCCTGAATGCCAG GTTCTAATGCTGCGGTTGGAGTCTGACCTGGCACAAGTACTGCTTGCAGCTTGTAGAGGAGAGTTAG AGGTATCACTAAATTGGTCACCTGGATCAGCCATGGTGGTTGTGATGGCAAGCCGAGGTTATCCAGGGTCCTATGAGAAGGGAACTGTTATAAGAAATCTTGAAGAGGCAGAGACCGTAGCACCAATGGTTAAGATATTTCATGCAGGAACAGCACTAGACTCAAATGGTAACTTCATCGCCTCTGGGGGCCGTGTGCTTGGTGTCACTGCAAAGGGTAAAGATTTAGAAGAAGCACGAGAGAGAGCTTACAAAGCAGCTGAAGTAATCGACTGGCCTGAAGGATTCTTCCGGCAAGATATAGGCCGGAGAGCACTTCGGCACAGACATTTAGCAACTAATAGGTAA